The genomic interval ACAAAGAGTTGCAAACGACATTACCACAGGCATTAACACAACCGCTATGTACTGGTATCatgcaaaacaaagaaagacaCTCCTGAAACAATTTTCCTGTTGAAATTTGTTCCTGACTTTCAATCAATCACAAACAAGCTGAAAGTAAGCCATCCATCAAATTCCCCAGAGGTATTCTGCAGTCTGCAGGATGCAAATTAGTCCTGCAACTCAGGTTGCATATGCTAGACTTCATTGTACCATTTGAACATTATAAACCGCCATTAATTCCAGTCAAAGCTCAAAGTTatgtttgatttaaaattttgaaattgagaAACTAATACTATAcagaagaacaaaaatagTGGTATTAGACattcttattctttctttatGTTCACCAAGAGAACAGAACTGCAAGAACGTGCAGTATTCAAAAGAGACAGGGACAGCCATATAAACAAAATCCGCAGCTGGGCAACAAACTCCCTATCTCCAAGCCAATCTCATTTTTTTACAAGAGCGCCATATGGTCGATGGACCTGCAAATGTGAACAAAGGAATATCAATCGGGGCTGAACCCGTTAAATTGTCCAAACTATTCAAGAGATTTTATATATTTCCAGGGCCTAGAAGCAGAGTATCGAAGAGATACCAATCACGgaatctttcttcttcttctttatttttttccaaaaggGACTCAAGCCCTATAACAGAGCATCCAAGAGATACCAAAAAGCAAGTGGCCCCCCGCCCATAACTTCTGTACATTATCAGCTACGGCGTTTTGTTGGTCGAACTGTTTGCCAACCTTGACCTCTACATTTGCAATGGATGATAAAGCCACATTCAGACTTCTTACATTCAAGGGCCTGATTATTGCAAAGCTTACGGCATATATTGCAAGGAAGGGAGTTGTTCATCTTCTCCACAAAAGTGAGAAAGTGTCGATGACCAAAATAATTATAGGTACTCCCAAGCTTAATATATGGGAGTTCCCCAAGAACACATTCAGGATGAAATGAATTGTAACAATCTGCACAATGATAGAACCAATGCTTTGGATGTCTTTTCTCTTCGCATATACCACAATAATGTTGATCAGAATCATCATGGTAGATGAGATTGACGGGGTGTTCATGGAACTTGGACTTAACCTTAGGTGGCTCTGTACTACATCTGAAATCTAAGACGAATTCGCAACCACTCCCGCATCTGTATACACCTTTGTCATATATATTGCTGGAACAAGCACTACAATGGCCTGTATAATTAGGATGAAACAAGAGTAGGTGCTCATGGCTTGGATGCCTCAAGGTGTCTGATAATAAACTACATTGAATGTCAATCTGAAATTCACATCGGTTGCACACGTATGCAAAACCATGGTGAGAACGCAAACAAGCACTGCAAGTACTCACGTCATCAACAACAGCAGGATCTGACTCTTTAAGAGTGAGCTGATGTCTGTGAAATGGGTGTCGCTTTTGTCTGGGCAATTCAGCGCAATTTTTATGGAGAAAAAATAAGCATCTTTCACAGCCATAAAAGGGAGCAGAGACAGGCTTCATGCATGCATCGCAAATATTATCAACTTTCACCTCATCACCAAGAATTAAGAAATGTTCATGGACGGGGAGTTTGATAGATGTCACTATTCCATCCTCTTCAAAGCGAATTTCTTCATTAACATTGAGCCTTTGATCTTCATCATCTAGCTGAGTTGTTCTATACGAAATTTTCTTTGGGATACTTGCCTGAGAAGAATTTTTACATTTCCAATGGATGATAAAGTTGCACCCGAGTTTTGTACATTCAAGAGCCTGATTTATGCAAAGCTCACCGCATATACTGCATGGAGGGCAGTCCCAGATCTTTCTGACAAATGTAAGACGGTGAGGATGAACATGGTGTATGTAAATGCTTCCGAGCTTGATATATGGGAGTTCACCAAGTACACATTGGGGATGAACAGAAGTATCACAATATGCACAGTGATAAAACCAATACTTTGgatctctttcttcttcacagaTATCACAATAACATTGGTTAGGATCAACACGATCAAAGTAAGTTAAAGTAAGAAGGTGTTTGTCATACTTGTAGGAAGCCGTGCGCGGTAGTTTGATACATTTAAAACTCAAGGCAAATGATTCACAATGCTTGCATCTATATGCACCTGTTCGAAATGTTATGTGCTCGCCAGAAGCACTGCAATTCCCTTCATACCTGTGGTCAAGATACAGATGATGCGCACCATGACTTTCATGCTTCAAGGTGTCCGATAATAAACTGCAGTCAATGTCAATGTGGAAGTTGCATTTTTCACAATTGTAGGTAAATCCATGATGAAGTTGTAAACAAGCGCTACACGTTCTTGGGTATTCTGCATTATTTGGCTTGTAGAGAACGAGCGGGTGCCGATGTAGTGGATGTTGCTTTACACTAGGCAATTCAACACATTTTTTATGGAGAAAAAATTGGCATTGTTCACAACTGAAGAAAGGAGTTGAGAGAGGCCGCATACAGCCGTTGCAACTCCTATCATCTTTCACTTCACCCCCAAGGGTGAGAATCAAGATGTGTTGGTGAAAGGCATGTTTAATCACAGCTGCTATTACATCCTCTCCATGTCTTACCTCCTCAATGACACTAGTGATCAAAGATAAAGCTCCCTTGGACCTCTGATCTTCATCATCCGGATTAGTTTCATCCCAAATGTAATCATCTGTTGCACATCCCACATGAGCTATATACTGGTGACATATATAACAATAATAACTCCCATACTCTGTATTTACTTCCTCCTGACAAATGTTGCACATCCGCTTGTTAGATTTCTTTTGTCGAAGAAAATGTTGAAAAGTTATTCGATGAGGGTGTCGCATTATTTTGACAGCGCTTGGCAACCTAATGCAATTCTTGTGAATCACAAGGTCGCATTCACTGCATACATAAGGAGTGCGATCTCCATTGATGCCACAGAAATCACAGGTGAACGAGATGGGCCTCAAGAGAAGCTTGAATGG from Theobroma cacao cultivar B97-61/B2 chromosome 5, Criollo_cocoa_genome_V2, whole genome shotgun sequence carries:
- the LOC18599046 gene encoding uncharacterized protein LOC18599046, coding for MSAKREGKREMVEHFSHQHLLESSWRRNKYDTARCSGCWKEVRDLGYCCPEFECKFYLHKTCAKLAPKINHPFHPPHPLILLAKAPYVRCFCNFCGWLCMGFVYRCAACEFHLDVNCANLQVSVAGNFEKLEHFSHEHPLIFNEKYNKKVYGDCQGCRKPLSGPIYRCLDCSKFDLHKECAELPLELNHPFHPSHPLILLPISPNFPSTVRICNFCHSICAAFVYHCSSCNFYLDTGCALLKQFLAGKFLKLEYFCHKHPLTFFEMHKNEIKDPCSACGKLLSGPIYSCIDCGFHLHKTCAQLPLKFGHPFHCFCEDLLVLQAEWLNPSQATCSFCNSGLRGLIYHCVSCKFNLHITCALLLPLNTEKTLVIQHFSHVHQLIFVEKHGDEVNGSCRGCGKVLSGPIYSCVECKFHLHKKCAQLPREIDHSSHRKHSLVLLAEPPSHQKGCSCYLCKKQCKGFVYYCSDCDFGNLLEDVEDVSLPRDIKVETHEHPFKLLLRPISFTCDFCGINGDRTPYVCSECDLVIHKNCIRLPSAVKIMRHPHRITFQHFLRQKKSNKRMCNICQEEVNTEYGSYYCYICHQYIAHVGCATDDYIWDETNPDDEDQRSKGALSLITSVIEEVRHGEDVIAAVIKHAFHQHILILTLGGEVKDDRSCNGCMRPLSTPFFSCEQCQFFLHKKCVELPSVKQHPLHRHPLVLYKPNNAEYPRTCSACLQLHHGFTYNCEKCNFHIDIDCSLLSDTLKHESHGAHHLYLDHRYEGNCSASGEHITFRTGAYRCKHCESFALSFKCIKLPRTASYKYDKHLLTLTYFDRVDPNQCYCDICEEERDPKYWFYHCAYCDTSVHPQCVLGELPYIKLGSIYIHHVHPHRLTFVRKIWDCPPCSICGELCINQALECTKLGCNFIIHWKCKNSSQASIPKKISYRTTQLDDEDQRLNVNEEIRFEEDGIVTSIKLPVHEHFLILGDEVKVDNICDACMKPVSAPFYGCERCLFFLHKNCAELPRQKRHPFHRHQLTLKESDPAVVDDVSTCSACLRSHHGFAYVCNRCEFQIDIQCSLLSDTLRHPSHEHLLLFHPNYTGHCSACSSNIYDKGVYRCGSGCEFVLDFRCSTEPPKVKSKFHEHPVNLIYHDDSDQHYCGICEEKRHPKHWFYHCADCYNSFHPECVLGELPYIKLGSTYNYFGHRHFLTFVEKMNNSLPCNICRKLCNNQALECKKSECGFIIHCKCRGQGWQTVRPTKRRS